A segment of the Panicum hallii strain FIL2 chromosome 1, PHallii_v3.1, whole genome shotgun sequence genome:
AAtccaaagcaaaaaaaaaaaagaacaaagggGATAATTGCGCGTGGCCGGCCACACAAACTGTCATCAGTACGAGTGTACGACAGAGAAACGTGCTGCAAGCATGTCGTGTCCGGTCTACATGGGGAGCTTGTTGATCTTGCAGTGTTGGTACTCCTGGTACTTCCTCGCCTTGTACTTGGCCGGGCTCTCGCCGGCGACCAGCTGCGGGTGCGGCCCGACGACGAGCTCTCCCGGCGGCTCCACGAACACCGGCCACGACATCCGCGTCTTCTCCTTGCTCACCGTCGTGCGGTGCAGCACCGCCTTGTACGCCCCGTTGCTGAAGATCTGTCGACACGCACGTTCAACGTGACACAAAGAAAGAcatcttttcaaaaaaaaacaaagaaagACACATCGGCTCGTGACCGTGTTCTGCATTGGCACACTTGCCTCGATCTGGTCGCCGATGTGGATGATGAGCGCGTCCGGCACGTACTTGGCATCGTACCAGTGGCCGTCCTTGAAGACCTGGAGCCCCTGCACCTCGTTGGGCACGAGGACGGTGAGCGTGCTCATGTCGGTGTGCGGCGCGACACCGAGGGTGAGCTCCGGCTGCGGGCACGGCGGGTACAGGTTGATCTTCTGGAGGAACAccaggtcgccgccgccgaacGCCTCCGCCATGGCGCCCTCCTCGAGGCCGAGCCCCAGCGAGAGGTGCCCGAGCAGCTCGCGCGCCAGCCGCTGCACGTGGCAGCAGTACGCCTCGTTGGCCTCCCGGTACCCGGCGGGGCTCCGGGGCCAGGCGCCGTGGTCGACCTTCTCCGGCGGCGCGACGACGTGGAAGAAGAAGTCGTTCCACGTCTTCTTGCCCTCGAGGTCCCTCTGCAGCCTCGTGCCGTAGCCCTCGATCCTCCCGGAGGCCGGGTCCATGGCGTAGCGCTCCTTCTCCTCCCGCGGGAGCGAGAAGAAGGCCCGCCCGACCCGCTGCAGCTCGGCCACCACCGGGGAGGGCACGCCGTGGTTCACCACCTGGAACAGCCCCCACTCCCGCGCCGcggccgcgacgcgcgcgccGCACCCGGGCTCCGACAGGTCGATCACCGGCGCGTCCGGCGCGGCGCCGCCCGGGAACGTGGTGGCGGCCGGCTGCTCGTGCTCCGGGCGCACGAACTCCGGCGGCAGCGCGCCCAGCGACGCCGCCAGCTCCTGCACGCTCCGATGCACTTCTCCCATCGATCCCAGCACTTGCTCCTGCACGCACGCTGCTGGCTAAGAGCATTGAAGCAGCAGCAGACATACATATACATGGACAGTTAGTGTGGCAATGTGAGTAGCATGTGGCTGGTGCCTGGTTGCCGGAGTTGGCTGCGCACGGCACCGAGGTTTGGCAACCGGAAATCTGAGAAGAACGGGGCATCGCGGATCGCGTGTTCGCGTTTTTGGCCGTGGAGTGCACCTACCAGAAACTCGTTTTCCTGTTATGTTTGGTATATACGCCGCGCGCATTTCCGGCTAGCTTGGTCTGAATTCGCGGTACGGTGATCTGTTCGTGTCAGACTAGTGCTTGTGGGTCTCCCCACAAGTCGGAAGGAAGCCTATACTGCTAGTGTACTTTGGCTCCGAAACCGAAAGGGACTTGACTAGCCGTGCAGCTGCACGGGAACATCTCGAGTGGAGGAATGCTGCCAAATACTTTTCTAGTAGTAGCACGGTGCCCATATCCTCGACCCCGACCCCGCCCCCGCCTCCGGCCTGCTACGACGCGATGGTCGCGGACGAGGCGTGCCGTGCGGCGTGCGCGGCGCTGGGGGCGGGGCAGCCGGACGCCGCCGTGCGGTCGCTGCGGGTGGCAATACGAGGCTGCCCGCCGGAGAAGACCGCGACAGTCGCTAAGGTGAGGTCCATGATGGCCATTGCGTCCGCCCAGTTGCACAAGCAGCAGCACCAGGCGCAGCAGAGCTGCCAGAGCGGCAGCACCTCTTCGCCACCGTTCACCGGCGGGCCGTCGCCCTGCGCCCGTGCGCCGCCTCCCTCTGCTTCCGTCCGCCGTTGAGCGAGGATTTTTTCACAAAAATGTTGGATCGGATATTTACACATAACCCCCTATATCGGATCACGATCGCGATCCGTTCAGGGGGTTATGtgtaaatattcggatcgcgctTAGTATAGGGGGTTATGTGTACATATTTACGTCTACGGCATCGCCCAATTGTTCCGAGACCTCCTCGCTCCCGGCGAttacggcagcggcggctgctcGCGCCGCCCACTTTCCCGCCGGAGACATTCTTCTCGGCAGGGCCACGGCCTCCTCGATCCCTGCTGCGCTTCTCCCACCTCACAACTGCAACCGCAACCTCCCGAGAGCAAGCGAGGCCTCCGCACTGGACGCTCCCGCGGTCCCGCCAGCCGCGAGGGTCGCCGGGTTCTGACAGGCCTGGTTTCTGACAAGGCGAATCGAGCAGCGTCTAATGTTGGCGCTAGTAAGCTTCTCGCCGGACGGCCGGAGAAGCAGGAGACGTGGCCGTCGCTTCCGCTTAGTAGCACCACCGGCAGAGCAGGAAGCCAAATTCATCACTGCTGCAGTTTCCTCTGCTTGGAAAAACGCTAATTGTGCCTTGGGCAGATTCATGTTTCCTATTTGTCTGGCTCGGTCAGGACGACAGAGATCATAGATAGCAAACCTTGGTGTGATAGTGACCTAAACATTCGTCGAAAAAATTGTGTGATGGAAACAGGGTGTACTGAATATGGAAAACCATAAACAATTTCAGCAGATCTCATGTCCTCTTTCTGTCTGAATCACAGTATCCGACTTGTTCGAGCTCTGAGCTTACATGGGGAAACACAGCATCGCTAAACGTGAGAAATCCAGCATATACCGATGTGCTTCGCTCCTGGCTTTGAACTAATTATTGCCCCCCAAAAATTGCATGGGAAAGGAGAAGCCAGAATTCAGTTACAGCCATGGTGGAGATGGTGCTCTCGCCATGTGCTACATGGAGTCATGGATACATTGCCAGGCTTGGCAGTCATTGGTGTCTGGTCAAGGCCTGAAGTGGAAATCTTGAAAAATCACCTCACAACTAATCCTGCAAAGGCAGGAGCGGAGGACCTCACAGGCACTTCTTTACTTCTGGGAATGCCGGTTTTTCCTTATTTGCAGCTTCGACATCATCAGGTGATAGATGCTACAGCAACAGTAACCACCCCTTGATGCTTTCAACTGCATGCATCAGCAAACTCCTCGAGATCCTTCAGACTGCCACCAGAAAAATGACACAATGAGTGTTCTCAAACATCACGCTTGAGAATCCTACAAGCACAAAAAAGGATGTCTGTTATGTTTG
Coding sequences within it:
- the LOC112882371 gene encoding flavonol synthase/flavanone 3-hydroxylase, with product MGEVHRSVQELAASLGALPPEFVRPEHEQPAATTFPGGAAPDAPVIDLSEPGCGARVAAAAREWGLFQVVNHGVPSPVVAELQRVGRAFFSLPREEKERYAMDPASGRIEGYGTRLQRDLEGKKTWNDFFFHVVAPPEKVDHGAWPRSPAGYREANEAYCCHVQRLARELLGHLSLGLGLEEGAMAEAFGGGDLVFLQKINLYPPCPQPELTLGVAPHTDMSTLTVLVPNEVQGLQVFKDGHWYDAKYVPDALIIHIGDQIEIFSNGAYKAVLHRTTVSKEKTRMSWPVFVEPPGELVVGPHPQLVAGESPAKYKARKYQEYQHCKINKLPM